Below is a genomic region from Leptolyngbyaceae cyanobacterium.
GAATGGCGTTTTCCGGTACTTTTGGAAAGTTTTTCGATTCGCCCGAATAGTGGTGGAAATGGGCAATATCGGGGCGGAAATGGCGTAATTCGCCGCCTTCGTTTTCTGGAAAACATGACGGCGGGAATTTTATCCGGGCGTCGAGTTGTGGCACCTTTTGGATTAAATGGTGCTGAGTCTGGCGCGGTTGGTAAAAATTACGTGCAGCGCAAAGATGGCACGGTGAAAGAGTTGGGGAGTACTGGTGTGGTGGAAATGAATATTGGGGATGTGTTTGCGATCGAAACTCCTGGCGGTGGTGGGTATAATCAATTGTGATAATTGAATAATGCCAAATTAAACCTGTGTTAAATTATTTTTAGTAGTAAGTAAGGAGAAGTGATGACTACCAGTTCCTTCTTTGATGAATCGAAAGAACAATCTTTAGTTAAAGCTACTATAGTTGCTAAATACTTTTGGGCTTGGGCCTCATGCTAGAAAGCGGAATGTTGAACCAATCCCCCATGTCGGACAAGAGTTTTTGATGGAAATATTTGACGGTAAATGTGCCTACTGTCTTCAGGTTGCTAATAGTTGGGATCACATTGTTCCTATCTCTCAAGGAGGTAGAACTACGCCAGGAAATATAGTACCTGCCTGTAATAAGTGCAATAGTTCCAAAAACAATCAAGATGTTTTTGAATGGATGAATAAAAAAGGTAAGGTATTACGCCTCATCCTGAGTTTTGGGAAAGAATAATTCTTGCTGAATGTGGGCTTTATGGTTAGACTGGTTCTATCAGTCCACTCTATACCAGTATTTGTGCTAGCCATATGCAGACTTTACCATTAAAACAGCAGATTTTCTTTTTAAGGCCACTATGAATTAGCAATACATTTGTACTACCTATCTACAGTATCGCTTAAAATATACAAAATTACAACCAATTTTTCAGGAATACTTAATTAGGCATAAAAAATCCAAAATTAAATGAAAAAGTGTGAATAAATAATATAAAGATAGCACTTAATTTTATCAAGGTTGATTTATTTGATTTACTAACTTAGCATATAATATTTATCTATATTACTACTAATAATTAATTTTATAACCCCTTGATAATCAGATTATATACAAACAGTCTTAAAACTAAATTTAATCGTTTAATTTAAAGAACACTAATATAATTAAAACTGCGAACTTTCTCTAAAAGAATTGTTTCGCAGTTCCCTAAAAAGAACGATCGCACTAAAAATCGCTCTACTCATTACCGACTAAATTTACTCGTGACGGCTGCCATCAGGCATCGTAGCTCCGGTTAGAATAGCTTCTGGCCAGTATGCTTCTTCTCGCTTGAGATACGCTCCTCTCAAGCTAGCTCCCGTCAAATCAGCCCCTCGTAGTTGCGCCACGTTAAAATTAGCGCCCCACAAATAAGCGCCCCGCAAACTGGCATTGCTCAGATTGACATCGCTGAGATTTGCCATATTTAAATTAGCGCCAGTCAAATCTGCATCGCTCAGATTAGCTTCGCTTAAATCTGCTTTACTCAAATTAGCTTCGCACAAATCAGCTTTTGTAATCGTTGCACAAGTTAAATTAGCTGCATGGAGATTTGCTCTTGCTAATAGCGATACCCGCAATTGTGCAGAAGTAAAGTTAGTAGCGCACAAATTAGAACCGCTTAAGTTGGCTCCGCTCAGTTTAGCCTCGCTTAAATTTACTCCATCTAAATCTATGCGGTTCAAATCTACACCATTCATAAAAGCTTTACTTAGTTTTACTCCATTTAAAGAAGCTCCCCGCAATAAAGCACCGCTTAATCTGGCACCAGTTAAATTAGACCAATTCAGATTAGCATTTACCAAGTTAGCAGAGCGCAAATTAATTCCCCGTAAATCTGCACCGCACAGGTTAACACCCTCTAAGTTAGCCAAACGCAAATTGACGCCCAGTAGTATGGCTCCAGCTAATCGCGTACCGACTAGCACCGATTTGACAAAATAAGCTCCTTGCAGGTTAGCTTTTGTTAAATCTGCGTCTGAAAGGTTTGCTTCATTAACTTTAGCAAAACTTAAATTCGTGCGATGTAAAAAAGCTCCGATGAAAATCGCTCCTGTTAGGTGAGTGCGGCTCAGATTGGCTGCTGCTAGGTAGGCGTCAGAAAAGTTAGCGCCTTCTAAGTTGGCATTTTCTAGATTAGCTCCGATCAGGTTGACGCCCCGAAAATCTCTTTCTCCTGCCGCATAACGTTTTAGTAATTCATTGGCATCCATAAGTTAGCCCTCAGCACGGCTCATTTAAGCCTGTCTAATTCTAGATTGCCCTAATAAATCCGCAAAATTCATTAATTTTTCTTGCTATTTAATACAGTTGATTGTCACTGATGAAGTAAATCTATCTTGATGTTTTGGCATAAATACTTATGGGGCTACCATTAATCGAACAGGACGCTTAGGGAATGGAAGAATTCTTACCGCTCTCAACCTCGGCAAACAAGAGCAGAAACCTCACATAGCAAGGCTTTGCTAGCAAAATACATCCCGAAAAAACACCAGAAATAAATCTTGGCGTTACTTTGCAGTTAAATTCTCGCTACAATCAAACTTCAAAATGCGATCATGTTGATTCAACACGAGCTTGCGCGAAAAGGTTGGATATGGAATTGCAAGATTTTCTGGCTTTAATTCACCCCGCTCTAGCAGTTACAGTAGTTTTCCCCTGCCTTGGTATGGTAGTCAATCTTGCATGGCATACGCGCCAGCGCCGATTATTGCCAAACGCAAATAAAAATAAAAGCATTTTGCCTTTGCCAAATCCCGGTTTAGCGCATCTCGAACTAGGACGTTGGTTGACAGGTTTAGTTGTCACCGTTACTTTAATCGGGCTAGCTTATCCAATTTTCGACCATATTATCACTAAACAAGTGTGGAAGACCGCCCCTTTGAAATCTGCCTCGATCTCGCTGATATTTATGGACACCCTCGCCTGTTTACTATTGCTTTATCGCTCGGAAAAGAAACTATGGCGGGCGATTTTTGCGATTTTAACCGGCACTGGTTTGGTCGTTCTCGGTTGTCAGGATGGCGTTTTTCGGCGGACTAATGAATGGTATTGGTCTCACTATTACATCGGGATCGCCGCTACCTTACTGATGATTTTTTCTTTGTCGATCGCACAAGATATTTATCGGGATAAATCGAATCGCTGGCGCATTTTTCACGTGATTCTAAACATTTTTGCAGTTTTACTATTTGTCGGACAAGGCTTCACAGGTACGCGGGATTTATTAGAAATTCCTTTAAGCTGGCAAGAAAAATATATTTATACCTGCGATTTTATTACCAAAGTTTTCCCGACCTCAGCGATAACACTGCCGTTCACATAGATATGCTGAAACAGCAGATTAATCTCTCAAATGCAGTATTCCCTTTCCCAGTCAGATTTGTAGCAACACCAAGCGTAATTCATATTACTCGTGGAGAGAGCCATCTGGCATCGTAGCACCGCTTAAGATTGCCTGCTGACAATCGACTCCTTCCATATATGCTCCGCGCAGACTAGCACCGCTCATATCGCAACCCCGCAAGTAGGCAGAATTCAGGTTAGCACCCCACAAATAAGCATTCCGGAGACTAGCATTAGTTAAGTCTGCTTCGCACAATCTAGCTACGTTCAGATTAGCTCCAGTTAAGTCTGCTTCGCTTAAATCAGCTAATGATAAATCTGCCTTACTGAGATCCGCTTCGCACAAGTCTGCTTTAAATAGTACGGCTTTATTCAGATTGGCTGCATGGAGATTCGATCGCGATAGAATAGAAACTCTTAATTGAGCATTACTCAAATTGCTAGCAGAAAGATTAGCGCCGCTCAAATTAGCGCCGCTCAGCTTGGCATCGCTTAAGTTTACCCCATCCAAATCAACGTTGTTGAAATCTACTCCATTTAACAAAGCACCGCTGAAAGTCACGCCATTTAGTAATGCTCCTCGAAGTAACGCACCACTCAATCTCGCCCCGCTCAAATTAGCCCAACTTAGATTAGCATTCATTAAGTTGGCAGAACGCAAATTAATTCCTCGTAAATCCGCTCCACAAAGGTTAACTCCTTGTAAATTAGCTAAATGTAAATTCACCGATGTGAGAATTGCTCCGCTCAACTTTGTCCCTACCAAGATTGATTTAGCGAAGTAAGCTCCTTGTAAGTTCGCTTTTGTCAAATCTGCTTCTGTTAGTCTTGCTTCGTTCACTTTGGCATAGCTTAAATTTACTCGATGCAAAAAAGCACCAGTGAAATTAGTACCCGTCAGCCAAGTTCTACTGAGATTTGCAGTCGCCAAGAAAGCTTCTGAAAAATTTGCCCCTACTAAGTTTGCTCTTTCTAGATCGACTCCAATCAAGTTCGCTCCTCGAAAATCTCTTTCTCCCGCAGCATAACGTTTGAGCAGTTCATCGGTATCCATTTTATTAGTCTCCTTTCAAGCTGTCTCAGCCAGTTTAGTTATATCTATTAACTTTCCCAAAACCAATCTCGATTCGCTCGATCGCAACAATATATTAGATTTTACGAATTACGTAAAGTAAAGATTAATTTAGCCTATTGCCAAAATTTATTAAATCTTATATTATATGAAACACTCTTGCTTACGAGTAATATAGTTTGTTTCCAAATCTGGCCAAATCTAACATTAGATTACAGTTAAACCATGTTCTTTTGTTTGACAAAAAAAGATATATCTCCTTTAGTATATAAAAATAGCTAGATTATTTAGAAAATTAAGATGGCTAAAAATATAAAAATTAACATAAACACAAAAAATGAAACAAATCGATCGGTCAAAGTTGATATTTAAACTTTCCTTAGTACTTTGTCTTGCCAGTGCAATGACAATCTGTGCAGACATTGTTTATTATATGAAACAAGAAACAGAACGAACGGAAAACGCTAAAAGCAATGGCAAGCAAGAAGCTGTTCGCGCTAAAAACGAGATAGAAAAGAGACTTCGCCAACTCCAAGTTGCGGCTGACTCGATTGCAGGGGATCTGAATTCGGGAAAATTGAAAGAAGAACAATTATTAGGGAGACTCGCCAGAGATTTAGAAAAAAACAGCGAATTTTCCGAAATGGGAGCCGCTTATATACCTTTTGCTTTTAATCCCAAGGAGCGACTGTACGCACCATTTTATAAAAGAGAAAATGGCCAAATCAAACTAGATCGGATCGAAAATTATTACGACTACGCTCAGCCGATCAAAAACAATCAATGGTATTTTAACGCTCTAGCAAAAGGCTCGTTTTGGATAGAACCTGCATTTGATAAATCTTCTAACACGGTAGTAGCAGAATATCATAAGGTTTTTACTCGTAATGACCCTCAAACTAAAGAAAAAAAGCCGACTGGATTGATTTATGCCAACTATTCGCTCGAACGGCTTAATGAATTGTTCGATTCGCTCGATTTAGGTAAATCCGGCTATGGAATCTTACTATCTAAACAAGGCAAATTACTGATACATCCCAATCGAGATTATACCAAGA
It encodes:
- a CDS encoding DUF4079 domain-containing protein; translation: MELQDFLALIHPALAVTVVFPCLGMVVNLAWHTRQRRLLPNANKNKSILPLPNPGLAHLELGRWLTGLVVTVTLIGLAYPIFDHIITKQVWKTAPLKSASISLIFMDTLACLLLLYRSEKKLWRAIFAILTGTGLVVLGCQDGVFRRTNEWYWSHYYIGIAATLLMIFSLSIAQDIYRDKSNRWRIFHVILNIFAVLLFVGQGFTGTRDLLEIPLSWQEKYIYTCDFITKVFPTSAITLPFT
- a CDS encoding pentapeptide repeat-containing protein: MDANELLKRYAAGERDFRGVNLIGANLENANLEGANFSDAYLAAANLSRTHLTGAIFIGAFLHRTNLSFAKVNEANLSDADLTKANLQGAYFVKSVLVGTRLAGAILLGVNLRLANLEGVNLCGADLRGINLRSANLVNANLNWSNLTGARLSGALLRGASLNGVKLSKAFMNGVDLNRIDLDGVNLSEAKLSGANLSGSNLCATNFTSAQLRVSLLARANLHAANLTCATITKADLCEANLSKADLSEANLSDADLTGANLNMANLSDVNLSNASLRGAYLWGANFNVAQLRGADLTGASLRGAYLKREEAYWPEAILTGATMPDGSRHE
- a CDS encoding HNH endonuclease, which produces MLNTFGLGPHARKRNVEPIPHVGQEFLMEIFDGKCAYCLQVANSWDHIVPISQGGRTTPGNIVPACNKCNSSKNNQDVFEWMNKKGKVLRLILSFGKE
- a CDS encoding pentapeptide repeat-containing protein, whose product is MDTDELLKRYAAGERDFRGANLIGVDLERANLVGANFSEAFLATANLSRTWLTGTNFTGAFLHRVNLSYAKVNEARLTEADLTKANLQGAYFAKSILVGTKLSGAILTSVNLHLANLQGVNLCGADLRGINLRSANLMNANLSWANLSGARLSGALLRGALLNGVTFSGALLNGVDFNNVDLDGVNLSDAKLSGANLSGANLSASNLSNAQLRVSILSRSNLHAANLNKAVLFKADLCEADLSKADLSLADLSEADLTGANLNVARLCEADLTNASLRNAYLWGANLNSAYLRGCDMSGASLRGAYMEGVDCQQAILSGATMPDGSLHE